The following nucleotide sequence is from Caldicellulosiruptor saccharolyticus DSM 8903.
AATGAATAGGGCGGCTTTTATCATATGACCTTATCCACTCAGCCATTTTATCGTGATTTGGACCATAGCCAGACTCGTTTCCAAGCGGCCACATGATGATTGATGGATGGTTTTTGTCCCTCTTTACCATCATCTTTGCCCTTTCGACAAACGCATCTTCCCAAGCAGGGTCTTTTGCCAGAAGTCCCCAGTCACCAGCTGCTCCAAATCCGTGGGTTTCCAGGTCAGCCTCATCAATCACATAAATGCCAAGTCTGTCGCATAGTTCTAAAAAATAAGGATGGTTGGGATAGTGTGAGGTTCTTACACAATTTATATTGTGCTGTTTCATCAAGGTTATGTCCTCTTGCATCATCTTTCTTGTCACTGCAAATCCTACTCTTGGATGCATGTCATGCCTGTTGACACCTTTTAACTTTATAGGTACGTTGTTTAGATAAAATACTCCGTCCTTTATTTCTATCTTTCTAAAACCAAAGTTCTGAGGGATAATTTCTAAAATGTTTCCATCAACATCCTTTAAGATTGCAAGAAATGTGTAAAGGTTTGGTAGCTCTGCACTCCACAGTCTTGGACTTTCAATTTGAAATTCAAAAGCTACAGAAGCTTGGCCATTTGCAGAAAGTCCCAGAGATTTGTTTGAGCTTTTGATTAAAGTTTTATCAGAGAAAACTTGCACTTCTATGCTAAATTCTTTTTGGTCGTTGCTTCTGTTTTCAATTTCAATCTCAGCAGTCAAGTATCCTTCTTTGAGGTCATCACTCAAAATTGGTTTTAAATACACATCTCTTACAAATACCTTTGGTCGAAATAGCAGATACACATCTCTGAATATTCCGCTCATTCGCCACTTGTCCTGGTCTTCCAAGTAAGTTCCATCTGAATATTTTAGAACAACAACTGTGATGGTGTTGCTTCCCTCTTTTAAGAACCTTGTGATGTCAAATTCGTGCATCATATGTGGACCTTTTGAAAAACCGACAAAACTGCCGTTTATGAACACATAAAATGCTGAGTCTACCCCTTCAAATACAACAAATATTTCTTTGTCTAAGTCTTGTTGAGAAATATAAAATTCTCTTTTGTAGACGCCTGTTGGGTTTATATCTGGCACAAACGGTGGGTCGACAGGGATTGGGTAATTTATGTTAGTGTAAACCGGCTTGTCGTAGCCAAATAATTGAATATTACTGGGAACAAATATTTCATTCTCCCATGAAATATCCTCGTTCATTAGTATTTTTTCAGCTTTAAGGGGATTTTCAAATAATTTAAACTTCCACTTTCCATTTAGGGATTTAAACAGGGAAGATAATTCCCACTCCCCCTTAAAAGCCTTTTCAGCTTCATCATATGGGATGAACGAGCTTCTGGGTTCCTCCCTAAAAATATGCTGAACAGTGGGGTCTTCCCAGTGTCTTTTCTCTATCATCTGTTTTCCCCTCTTTGTTTTCCCATTTTCAAGAAGTAACGTTTAATAAATCCTTCAAATTAGGCTTTGTTTTTGATATATTTTGAGAATATCTGATATTTCTTGTGCAGCTTCTTTTATCAATTCTATAAAATATCCCTCATTTTCTTCGTTAACTCGGATCGTGGGAACTGCTATACTAATAGCCGCTATTATTTGCTCATTATGATTGAAAATCGGTGCTCCAAAACATCTTACACCTTCCGAAGATTCTTCATAGTCGAGAGCATACCCGTTTTCTCTCACTTTTCGTATCTCCTCTATTAACTTTTCTACCTCACAGATGGTGTTAGCGGTTAATCGCTCAGGCGGTTGTTGAGAGTATAATTCTCTCAATTCCTTATCACTCAACCCAGATAGTAACGCTTTTCCAAGTGCTGTAGCATGAGCGGGTATGCGTTTACCTATGGAAGAAGCAATCCGAATAGGATGATTAGATTCAATTTTTGCAATATAAATTACATCGCGTCCATCTCTTACTGCGAGGTGGACTGTTTCATTGGATTTTCTTGCTACTTTTGCTACTACTGCCATTATTGCATCCATAAATTCTGATTCTCTCAAGTAACCGCTTCCCACTTCAAACATTTTGATACCCATCTTGTACCGATTAGTTGCGGAGTCAAAAATAAGATATTTTCTCTCCACTAATGTGTTAAGAAGAGATAATGCACTACTTTTAGGAATTCCCAATTTTTGTGATATATTACTTAAAGTTAATCCTTCTGAACAGGAAGCTATCAGTTCCATAATATCTAATGCTCTTTGCAAGGAACGATGCAAGTTTTTTCCTTTTTCCATTTATTTTATCTCCCCCACTTTTCAATTTGCAAATCTTGTGCAAGCAACTTTCTAGAATATCTATCAACATTTTATTCTAACAAATTTTTGTATTCAAGTACTCTCCAATCATGGCTAGGCAATACTATACACTTTTCTTCTTTCACCATAGAAATGGCTTTTATGCATTCTTCCAAATTATAAAAAAGACCGACAGGAATTTCTTCTTCTATATTTTTGTATGTCATAATAGTATCTCCACTAATGATGATTTTCCTCTCTCCTAAACGTACTTCTACTATCTGAGAACCTGGGGTGTGTCCTCCAATTTTAATTACTTTAATAACTTCATTTATAAATTTGTCGCCATTCAAAATTAATACCTTTCCTTCATTGATTTTCTTGAAGATAGGTTGTGTAAAAAATTTTATATAGCCAGGTTCCCAAACGGGGGCACTCAATGCCCATCCTAACTCTTTAAGTTGAAACACTACCCTTGCATTGGGAAATAAATCTATATTACCAATATGATCCCAGTGTAAATGAGTACAAATTATGAGTTCAATTTCTTCGGGATCAATATTATTTTCGTTAAGTATATCTTCAATTCTCTTTTTTTGCCCAAATCTTAAATTTGTCGCTTTCTCACACTCTTCGATTTTTCCAAAACCTGTATCTACTAAGATATGATTAGTTGCTGTTCTAATATAAAATGAAAAAGATGGCACCATTCCCTCATGAAGTATGTTTCCTCCCCTATACTTTATGCCATCATGAACAGGTCCAAACTCACCTATCAAAAGAGGTTTTATTTCATATATCATTCCTTCACACCTCTGTGTCTTCTTTTTAAAAGGTTAGTTCACCTATTTCTTTAATATCGATCCTAAGAACCCTTTCTTCTTCAACAGCCTCTTTTATCTTATTTATTATCCACGAAGTATAATAAGCATCGTAAAGGTCAGAGAGTGGTTTTTTCCCTTTTCTTATGCACTGGTTAATAAAATAATCAACCTCTTCATCAAACATTTCTTGATAGAGAGGATATTCATTTTCTCTATTTGGAGTAAATTTAACTATATCCTTGCGTGAAAAATGAAGTCCACCTTTTTGGCACAGCACTTTTATTTTAAATGTCCACGGATCACTTGTTTCGTCTTCAGTTGCCCATGAAAGATAAATATGAGCAAGAGCTCCACTTTCAAATTCCGCAACTACCATTAAATGTTCATCCCCAGTAGGAATCTTGTCTTTCCTAAAACATCCTTTGACAGCACAAACTTTAGAAGGCAAGCCCATATAGGCTATCATAAGATATATATGATGCCACAAAACTTCCTGTAGAGGACCGTTATATTTTTCTATTAATTCCTCTGGCATATAATATATTTCAGAGGAAAACATTGTAAAAGGTTCTCCCAAACTCCCTGAGGAAATGATTTCTTTAAAACGTCTTAGTTCACGAAGATATATATAACTATGTCCAGGCATACATATTCTACCAACTTGTTGTGCTACTTTTGCCATCTGGCTTATTTCTTCTGGATCCATACTCACTGGCTTTTCCACTAAAACGTGCTTTCCCTCCTTTAAAGCATGAAAAGTGTAGAAAAAATGAGTGTGAAATGGAGTTAAAACAAAAATGGCATCTATATCATTCCTTTTATAAATTTCATAGGGGGAACATACTACCACCCCCCATTGTTGTGCCCTTTTCATTGCAAGTTCTTCATTGATATCACTTACTGCAATTAATCTCACATTTTCACACTTTCTGATAGCTTCAAAATGATTTTCTGCTACTCTTCCACACCCTATAAATCCTACTCTAACCTCATTCACATTTACCATACTTTATGACCTCCAGTTTTTTGCTCTTGAGAGAATCCATTATAGCCCATGAAATCTCACATGCTCGAGCTCCATCTTCTACTCCAGGTTTAGGTTCTTCATCTTTCTTTATGCATCTTATAAAATACTCTTGAAGTCTTTTAGCACCGCCTTCTACATGGGAATGCCACATCACGTCTTTATATGTCATTCCCTTCACTAACATTCCAGGGTTAGCGTCAATTCCTCTTTCACTATTTATAGTCATATAATTTTTAAATTCGTCAATGTAGATATATCCTTCACTCCCTATAATTTCGAAACGTTTATCAGTAGCAGAATCTTTTGGAAATGCTCCACTCATGTCAATGCAGACAATACCACCTTTTTCTAAATATCCTATGGCTGCAAAATTGTCTTCTATTAAAGAATTCCCTCTCATATATTCATGAGCAACACCTATTACACTTGTTACCTCTTGATTACTTAACCATCTTACAAAATCCCACAAGTGTACGCTTGCTTCTAAAATCAGACCACCACCTTTACTTCGGTCAAAGACCCATTCTCCATGGGTCACGTCGTGCCCTTTCATAGTAAAACGGAAATTCCCCCTTATATATTGAATTTCTCCTATTACTCCCTGATCAATCATATCTTTTGCTTCCTGGGAAGAAATAGCAAATCTCTCAGGAAAACAGATTATAAATTTTCTATCGCTTTTCTTTACTATTTCTCGCAAAGAATTAACCTCTTGGGGGGTGAGAGCTAATGGTTTTTCACAAAGCACATGTTTATTAGCTTCTATGCTATCTTTTACAATTTGATAATGAGAAGTAGCAGGAGTTACTACATAAACTGCATTTATATCTTTTCGGTCCAATAATTGGCGGTAATCCTGATACACATCTGCACCATACAATTTCTCTGCAATTCTTAATTTCTGAGGATCTAAATCTGCTACAGCTTTCAATTTGCAATCTTCAATAAGAGTAGAATTTTTAGCATGTATTTGTCCCATCCATCCAAAGCCTATAATACCTATATTTATCATTTTCTTTCTCTCCTTTCTTAATAATAGTACGTTATTCAATCACTCAAAATAGTGGTTCAAATTTTCTCTTTTCCACTGGATCTTTTTCAATAAATGCAAACTTCTTTATTATTTCATCAGTTACCTTTACTCCTAAACCAGGAATATCTCTCAGAATTTCAATATAGCCGTCTTCTACTTTTGGCATCTCAATTATAAGCTCATCACGGAGAGGATTGGGTGTTCGGTCAAACTCCATTATAAATGCATTTGGTGTTGAAGCAATAAAGTGCACATTAGCCATAAATCCTACACCAGATCCGAAAATATGTGGAGCACATTTCATATGAAATGCTGAAGCCATAGCCGCTATTTTTTTACACTCAGAAATTCCACCTGACCTTGTTACATCCGGTTGCAAAATATCTACTGCTCTTTTTACTATAAGTTCTTTAAATCCCCATCGTGTAAACTCATTCTCACCTGCGGCAATAGGAATACTTGTAGCTCTTGATAGATATGCATAACCATCAATATCATCCGGATGCAAAGGTTCTTCCAACCAGAAAATATTATACTTTTCGAGTTCTTTTGCTACCTTCAGTGCAGTATTTAGATCCCATGGAAAATCGGTATAACACTGTCCTGCATCTACCATTAAGTCAATCTCGGGGGGCAAAGCTTCCCTTAATGCTTTTACTTTTTCTATATCATTTCGCGGATCCTCTTCCCCAATACGAATCTTAAAACCTCGATATCCTTCTTTCACCATCTCTAAACCTTCTTTGATTAGCTCATCTATGGGTTTATCCATACCTGCACTGGCATATAATCTTATTTTCTTTCTATATGCTCCCCCTAACAACTCATATACAGGACGCTCCTGCCATTTTCCCAATATATCCCACAGGGCAACTTCTATCCCACTTATAATTGGAATTACAAAACCTTTTCTTCCCCAGTGAGCTGATCTTATATACATCTTTTGCCATAACTTTTCGATATCAACTGGATCCTCACCTAATAACATTGGCTTGAACCGTTCTTCTATTACCTGAACTACAGCATGGGGAACATAGGTGGCTTCTCCTACCTCTCCTATCCCCTCTATTCCTTTATTTGTAGTAATTTTTACCAAAAGAGCATTGCGTTGGAGTGTAGTTCCTCCCGACCATTTCCATATCTCATTTTCTTTGTATCTATAAGAGAGAAGGATTGTTTCTATATTTTCTATTCTCAACTCACTCATCTTGTATTGATTCCTCCCCTTTTCCTTATTCTTTTACAGCGCCCATTGTAAATCCTTGAACAAGATATTTTTCCATTAAAAGAAACACTATAACACCTGGTAGACATGCAATTATAGAACCTGCCATTATTTGTCCCCAATTTATTCGACCGTGTTCACCTTGCATCATGGCAATTCCAACAGTAATTGTGCGCATTTCCTCACTTCTTGTAAGTGTGAGAGCAAAAAGATATTCCTGCCACGCAAGTACAAATGCAAACATTGCTACTGCAACTACACCTGGTAAAGCAAGCGGCAAGATAATTCGAAACAAGATTTGTAATCTCCCGCATCCTTCTATCCTCGCTGCTTCTTCTAACGAAACAGGTATAGTATCAAAGTATCCTTTTAACATCCATGTACAGAAGGGAAGAGTAAACGTAGAATAAGCTATTAACAATGCCCAGTAAGTATCTATTAAACGCAATTTATTCATAATTGTAAATAGAGGAATTGCCAAAAGCATACCGGGAAATATCTGGACAATTATTAATACAATCGAGAAAAGAAATCTACCTTTAAAGTTAAATCGAGAAATTCCGTATCCTGCAAATACGCTTACAAGAGTACCTATCAGCATGTTAAGCAAAGCTACTATCAAGCTGTTTTTTAAATAGTAACTAAAATAAGTATCATTCCAAATACCTACATAGTTACTAAAAGAGAAGCTACGGGGAAGTAATTTGGGAATTGTTAAAAATATTTCATCTGGTTGTTTGAAAGAAGTTGAAATCATCCAGAAAAAAGGAGAAAGATTAACAATACTAATGATAATTAATATGATATACACCACCGTTAGCGTTAACTTTTTTCTTTTTTGTTGACTTTTTAGCCAGCTCATCTTCTTCTCACCTTACCCTTTACTCATTTGCCATCAGTCTTTTTACATATACATAAATTGGCCCTACCATTAAAATGAGCATTATTGTGGCCACTGCTGATGCATAACTTACTTGAAATGACTGTAAAAATAATTCATAGCTGAATACCGGCATCGTCAATGTTGCAGTGCCAGGACCACCTCTGGTCATAACTTGAATAATATCAAATTGATTAAAATTCCATATAGAAGTCAAAATTGCAGTAATTAATGCTATATTTTTTACTGACGGAATGGTTATATAAATCAACTTGTGAAAACCACTTGCTCCATCCACTTCTGCTGCTTCATATAAGTCCTTACTAATTGATTGAAGCCCCGCCAAAATTACTAACACTACAAAGGGAATTGCTTTCCATAAAGCAGCTACAACAACTGCACCAAATGTCAAATGTGGGTCCCCCAACCATGCTTTGTAAGTCTTTATAATATGAAACTTCCATAATAGATAATTGATCAATCCATATTGCTCAGAGTATAACCATTTCCAAATTATGGCCGCTATTGAATTTGGAATTAACCACGGAATCAAGATAAGAGTTCTGAAAATTTTTCTACCTTTAATGTCTGTGTTAAGTAATAAAGCAATGAAAAAACCTATAATCATTTCTCCTATTAAGATAATTATCGTCCATAAAACAGACTGTTTAAATGAAATCCAAAAAAGCGGGTCATGGAGCAAATTTATATAATTCTGTAATCCTATAAATTTAGTGGGTCTAACAATTAGTAAGTTTATGTTCAAAAAACTATTAATAATTCCTGTAACAAGGGGATAAATAAGAATGACTACTATTAAAATTGCAGATGGCATAATTAAAAGATATGGTGTAAGTTTTTCACTCCGCAGTAATTTTACCATCTTTCCACCTTCCCTTAATGCACATTATAACTTCTGTGGGGGTAGAGTAATTATGTTTAAAGCTCCTCCACCCCCACCCATTTCCTATCTCTTTTTACTTCATCCTATGAAGTTGTTCTAAGGCGTCATGAAGTTCTTTTAGTCCTTGTTGAACATCTTTTTGCCCCATCAACATCTGTTGAATAGTCTTTCCTACATAAAGTGCCTTAAATGTTTCCCATTTTGGATCCATTGGTGGAATGACTGAATATTTTGTTCCCTCAATGAACGGTTGCAGCAGCGGTTCGTAAGTCTTTTTTGCATACTCAATATAACTCTTTGTCCATAACAGAGAGTCGGCACCTTTACAGTATGCTTCAGCATATGTCAAACCATTTGGCATTTTAGTAGTGTAAAGGAAGTATAGGTATTGCCAACTTTCTTTTTTCTTTGTAGAAGCCTGCAAAATATTGAAGGTGTTTGGATAACCTCTTGAAGCTCTTCCACCTGGACCAGCTACCATCAAAGCAGTTCCCCATTTTCCTTCAATCTTTGGCCCTTTTTGATGGACTGAGCCTACAACCCATGCACCATTATACATCATCGCAAATTTTCCAGACACAAATCCATTTGTTACTGCTTCCCAATCCATATCTACTAACGTAGGTGGTGAAATTTTATATTTTCTTACTAAGTCAACCATAAATTGGGTACCTTTAACCGCTTCAGGATCAAGAAGTTTGGAAACCCATCTTTTCTGTTTTGCATCATATACTGAAACCTTTGCACCTGCTTGTTGCATAAAGTTAACCCAATAATCATTTGCATTTTCTGCTTGAACTGGCCAACCAAATCCCCACTGGTCAATTACTCCATCATTGTTCAAATCCTTTGTTAATTTCATACCATATTTTACTAAGTCATCCCATGTTTGTGGTGGTTTATTGGGATCCAAACCTGCTTTCTGGAATAAATCTTTTCTGTAGAATAACTGCCATGTACACCCTTCCTGGGGCAAACCATCTATGCGTCCCTTTTGGTTAGTCACAATTTTCAATGCAGCAGGCAGAAAACTTTGAAGCATACTCTTTGGAATCATGTCAGTTATATCTGCTAATGCACCAATGTCTCTTAGATATGCTACCATTGGCGGGTTACAAATTACAATATCAGGTGCTCGACCACCCATGATAGACGTCATGAGCTGAGATGGGGCATCTGTCCAGCTTACCCTTGTTTCTTTAATCTGGATGTTTGGATACTTCTTCTCAAACGCTTTTATAGATTCTTCTAATACTTTCAGCATACCGGGTACCCAAGTGGTGTGGAAAAATTCAATTGTCACTTTCTTTTGAGTAGAAACCTTTTGTGACGTCGAAGAAGTTTTACTGAATGTATACACTCCCAAAATGCTTAAGGTAAATACTACAAGCACCAAACAAGCAATTAACTTTTCAAGCATTTTCTTCTTCATAATAATCTTACCTCCCCTATTTTTATTTTAATTTTTAATTACTGCCTTGATTCATTTAAACGTTTAAGCCAGTTTCCTCACTTAAGAGATTTTCCAACGCATTTCGCATCTTCTCATATATCCTGCTGTATTCACTTGTATTCGGTAGAGGAACTACTACCTGTTTGTGAGGACCTACTTCAAAACCACGAATAGACATCGCTATTCTGTAACCCACAGGGAAAGGAAATTTCTCTATTAGTTTTACTATTTCTGCAACTCTGAACTGTAACTCTTTTGCTTTTTGATGGTCGTTGTTTTCAAATAGAGAATATATTTCGGTTACTATTTCCGGCACAACTGCCGCCATTCCACTCATGCTCCCTGAGCATCCCATGTACAAAGCAGGCAAGAGTATGTCATCATTTCCTGTCATCACTGAAAAATCTTTTTTATGCTTACGCGATAAAATAATGTAATACATTAAATTTTGCATACTGCCACTGCTGTCTTTTATGCCTATTACTTTCTCATGTAAGATCAACTTTTCTATTACACCAGGCGGCAATCTATTCGTACGAAATGGAATGTCATATAATACTACGTTGATAGGAATTTTCTCTAAAACCTGAAGATAAAATTGATATATTTCCTCCTCTTTCAATGGAACATAGTAAGGGGGAGAAATAACTACAGCAGGACACCCTTTACTTGCTGCAAATTTTGCTATCTTGAGAGTATTTTCAACACAACTCGAACATGCACCAGGTACTACTGGTACTCTACCTTGCGCTTCCTGGGATACAATCTCAATAACTTTGCAAATATACTCTACTGAATGATGAAAGAATTCTCCTACTGAACCTGTTGGGAAGAGACCTTTTATTCCTTTTTCAATTAGAAAGTTAACAATTTTCCGAAGTTCGTTTTCATTTATTTCGCCATCTTGAGTGTAAGGTGTAACCATTGCTGCGAAAGGTCCTTTTAGAGTAAAAATGAGAATCGCCCCCTTTTTATATAAAAGTAACCACTGGTGAAAGTTAGTAAATAGGTTTAATGTATATTCATATTTATGAACAGTATACGTATATATGAATCTTTTACTTTAAGTATAATGTATTTTTATTTTCATGTCAAGAGTTTTTTAAAGGTGTTCCTCGAATAGGTGTAGAGATATTTACCTCAGCGAAAGAATGTGCGAAGATAGTGGGGAAAAACTCATAAAAAGAGTTGAGGCTGCCTCTATCCTGATATGAATATAATTTAAAAAAAGTGAAAAATTTCCTTCAAAAGAAACACCAAAAACTACCAAAAGAAAGTTAAAATAAAATTGTGTCCATTGTAGAATTAGTATTGAAATAATTATAAAAAGAGATTTCATGATTATGGTTAAAAATTAAATTTTTGGAGCTGGCAAAAATATAGCTATCGAACAAGTGCTAAATATATATTGCTCTAAAGATAATCCTACTCGCCCAGCTTTAAAACAGCTTTTGGAAAACTTGCTCGATTGCTTTATGTTATCAGAAAGAACTGTTTACCTTGCTAAAAACGAAAACGATAAAGGCAATGGTTTTTACGGCAGAAAACTTGCAACACCTGTTGGCAGCCTTGAAATTTCTGTTCCTCGCACACGCTCTGGTAACTTTCGACCTTCCATTCTCCCTGACCGCTACAAAAGGGTTGACAGCTCATACACTGACCTGCTCATGTCTTTAGTCGCCAATGGTTACTCAGAAAGTTCTCTTGTCCAAACTCTTAAAAGCATGAATCTGCCTTATTCTGAAGACGAAATCGAAAAAATCAAAAACGATCTTAAAAACGAGCTTCAACTTTTCAAACAAAGAGAACTTCCTGAAAGTGCTTTTGCTCTTATCATTGACGGTTACCATTGCGAAATTAAAGATAACTCAAAAGTTAAACAAGCTACTTGCTACGTCGTGCTTGGCATTGATTTAGAAGGCAAAAAAGATATCTTCGGTATCTACACTTTCTTCGGCAAAGAAAACAAAGCCGATTGGATGAGAGTCTTTGACGACTTAATTACAAGAAGTCTTAAAAAAGTCTTAATAGTTGTAAGCGATGATTTTCCAGGCATTATCGATGCTGTTAGACTCGCTTATCCCCTTGCCGACCATAAGCTTATTCACCTTCAACGCAATGTCAGAAAACATATGGCAAAAGATGATGCTTCCGTTTTCAACAAAGAGCTTGATAAACTAAGAACTTCCTCTGCTGATTTTGACGAAGCTATTTCAAAGTTCAAACTTCTTTGTGAGCAATACTCCTCAAAATATCCTCGATTCATAAAAGGTATTTGCGAAAAAGCAGAGTTCTATCTTGCACATATGAGGTATCCTGAAGATTTAAGAAAGTACATTTATACTACTAATGCTGTAGAAAGCGTAAACAGTATGATTGAAAAGATAAGAATAAACTCCGGTGGTTATTTTCAATCTGTAGAAGTTTTAGAGATAAACATATATTTACAAAGAGAAAACTTGCGTCGAGGCAAGTGGAAAAACGGAGTACCTATTCTTAAAAAATGTAGTTACAATATATTACAGCTCTACAATATACGCTATTGATGTGGAAACACAAAATTCTTGACAAGTCTCCAGGTGGTACAGGAATTGTTCTTATACCTGCTGCTGTTTTGGGTTCTTGGAACGCTAACATCGTTTTTGTTGGCAGGCTCTTGTCATATGTTTTTATTCTTCTGAGTGACCTTTTTATTGTTATTGTTCCCTCTTTAAGATTTACACAATCCCATTTCAAAACGAGAAGCTCACCAAGTCTAACACCGCTTGCAAGAGCCAGCAAAAAAGCTGGTTTTAGTCTTTCACCTTCCAAGGCAGCTACAAACCTTTTCTGCTCTTCCAATGTTAAAACTCTAATTTCCTTTTTGGTCTTTGCTTTCGGCAGCGTTGTTGCTTCACTTACATTCCTTACTACTAACCCATTTTTTAAAGCTTGGTCTAAAGCTGAGTGCAATATAACATGAATATGTTTTATAGTTGACAAAGAAAGTCCACTTTCATGTTTGGAGTTGTACAATGCTTGCAGGTGTTCAGGTCTTAAATCCTTGAGTTTATAATGTCCAATAGAAGGAACAATATGATTGTTGATAAGACTTTCATAGTCTTGGAAAGTTGAAGGTCGCAATGTCTGTTTTTTATATTCCCAAAGCCAAGTATTAAGCCAGTCTTTGACAAGCATTCTTGCAGGGTCAACATATATTCCATTTGCTAAGTCGTTCAGTGCTTTGGCTATCTTGTCGGCAACTTCCTGTCTTGTCTTGCCATAGAAATACTGCCGTTTTTGTCTGCCGTTTTCATCTCTTCCTATGGTGATTTGACCACACCAAAGCCCATCTTTTCTTTTGTATATGCTGCCTTCATTATTCCCTCTCTTTTTTGTTTTGGTAGGCATTTTATAACACCTCTTTGATTTGGGCAAAGTCTATTATAAGGTCTTCAAAAATACCAACCTTGACCTTGTCACTGAAGGTGTAAGCTTCTGGTGGCAAGTAATCTTCATTGTCTTTAAGTCTATATACCAAGATTGTTTGATTTTTAGGGTTGACAATCCAGTATTCTTTGACCTTAAATTGTGTATAAAGATTGAGTTTTCGGAT
It contains:
- a CDS encoding ABC transporter substrate-binding protein — protein: MKKKMLEKLIACLVLVVFTLSILGVYTFSKTSSTSQKVSTQKKVTIEFFHTTWVPGMLKVLEESIKAFEKKYPNIQIKETRVSWTDAPSQLMTSIMGGRAPDIVICNPPMVAYLRDIGALADITDMIPKSMLQSFLPAALKIVTNQKGRIDGLPQEGCTWQLFYRKDLFQKAGLDPNKPPQTWDDLVKYGMKLTKDLNNDGVIDQWGFGWPVQAENANDYWVNFMQQAGAKVSVYDAKQKRWVSKLLDPEAVKGTQFMVDLVRKYKISPPTLVDMDWEAVTNGFVSGKFAMMYNGAWVVGSVHQKGPKIEGKWGTALMVAGPGGRASRGYPNTFNILQASTKKKESWQYLYFLYTTKMPNGLTYAEAYCKGADSLLWTKSYIEYAKKTYEPLLQPFIEGTKYSVIPPMDPKWETFKALYVGKTIQQMLMGQKDVQQGLKELHDALEQLHRMK
- a CDS encoding dihydrodipicolinate synthase family protein, which translates into the protein MVTPYTQDGEINENELRKIVNFLIEKGIKGLFPTGSVGEFFHHSVEYICKVIEIVSQEAQGRVPVVPGACSSCVENTLKIAKFAASKGCPAVVISPPYYVPLKEEEIYQFYLQVLEKIPINVVLYDIPFRTNRLPPGVIEKLILHEKVIGIKDSSGSMQNLMYYIILSRKHKKDFSVMTGNDDILLPALYMGCSGSMSGMAAVVPEIVTEIYSLFENNDHQKAKELQFRVAEIVKLIEKFPFPVGYRIAMSIRGFEVGPHKQVVVPLPNTSEYSRIYEKMRNALENLLSEETGLNV